One part of the Peromyscus leucopus breed LL Stock chromosome 19, UCI_PerLeu_2.1, whole genome shotgun sequence genome encodes these proteins:
- the Mc4r gene encoding melanocortin receptor 4 yields MNSTHHHGMYTSLHLWNRSSYGLHSNTSASLGKGYSDGGCYEQLFVSPEVFVTLGVISLLENILVIVAIAKNKNLHSPMYFFICSLAVADMLVSVSNGSETIVITLLNSTDTDAQSFTVNIDNVIDSVICSSLLASICSLLSIAVDRYFTIFYALQYHNIMTVKRVGIIISCIWAACTVSGILFIIYSDSSAVIICLITMFFTMLVLMASLYVHMFLMARLHIKRIAVLPGTGTIRQGANMKGAITLTILIGVFVVCWAPFFLHLLFYISCPQNPYCVCFMSHFNLYLILIMCNAIIDPLIYALRSQELRKTFKEIICFYPLGGICDLSGRY; encoded by the coding sequence ATGAACTCCACCCACCACCATGGCATGTATACTTCCCTCCACCTCTGGAACCGCAGCAGCTACGGACTGCACAGCAATACCAGCGCGTCCCTGGGGAAAGGGTACTCCGATGGAGGATGCTATGAGCAACTTTTTGTCTCCCCCGAGGTGTTTGTGACTCTGGGTGTCATAAGCCTGCTGGAGAACATTCTGGTGATCGTGGCAATAGCCAAGAACAAGAACCTGCACTCACCCATGTACTTTTTCATCTGTAGCCTGGCTGTGGCAGATATGTTGGTGAGCGTTTCGAACGGGTCGGAAACCATCGTCATCACCCTCTTAAATAGCACGGATACGGACGCTCAGAGCTTCACCGTGAATATTGACAATGTCATTGACTCTGTGATCTGTAGTTCCTTGCTTGCATCCATTTGCAGCCTGCTTTCCATTGCAGTGGACAGGTATTTCACTATCTTTTACGCACTCCAGTACCATAACATTATGACGGTTAAGCGGGTAGGGATCATCATAAGTTGTATCTGGGCAGCTTGCACAGTGTCGGGCATCCTCTTCATCATTTACTCCGACAGCAGCGCTGTCATCATCTGCCTCATTACCATGTTCTTCACCATGCTGGTCCTCATGGCCTCTCTCTATGTCCACATGTTCCTGATGGCGAGGCTTCACATTAAGAGGATCGCTGTCCTCCCCGGCACTGGTACCATCCGCCAGGGTGCCAACATGAAGGGGGCAATTACCTTGACCATCCTGATCGGGGTCTTCGTCGTCTGCTGggcccctttcttcctccacttACTCTTCTACATCTCCTGTCCTCAGAATCCATACTGTGTGTGCTTCATGTCTCATTTTAACTTGTATCTCATACTGATCATGTGCAATGCCATTATTGATCCTCTCATTTATGCACTCCGGAGTCAAGAACTGAGGAAAACCTTCAAAGAAATCATCTGCTTCTATCCCCTGGGAGGCATCTGCGACTTGTCGGGCAGGTATTAA